A single window of Acidobacteriota bacterium DNA harbors:
- a CDS encoding zf-HC2 domain-containing protein — protein MARHCEEYIEDLSDYIDGEIDPELCAEIRKHLSQCTNCRIMVDTMKMTVSLCRDGKPEPLPPSLESKLNALLKQRWEKKFGRKP, from the coding sequence ATGGCAAGACATTGTGAAGAATACATTGAGGATCTCAGCGATTATATCGACGGCGAGATCGATCCTGAGCTTTGTGCCGAGATCAGGAAACACCTCAGCCAGTGCACTAATTGCCGTATCATGGTGGACACCATGAAGATGACGGTCAGTCTGTGCCGGGATGGCAAACCCGAACCGCTACCGCCGTCTCTCGAAAGCAAACTCAACGCCCTGCTCAAGCAACGGTGGGAAAAGAAGTTCGGCCGGAAGCCCTGA
- a CDS encoding sigma-70 family RNA polymerase sigma factor, producing MSERELVQRAQAGDFDAFSELLSRHKNRIYGLARRLAGNKQDAEDIVQETFLKAVDKIDQFRLESSFGTWLYSIALNESRALYASRKQVDLKPLQEYLPAGHSDGAGPEDHQLFDWHDPHQELETAELRRVIDKAIGELPYKYREAFLLRYVEELSVKEVARLIGESEAATKSRILRARLALRDFLAEVFEGSYGKTL from the coding sequence ATGAGTGAACGGGAACTTGTCCAGAGAGCCCAGGCCGGTGATTTTGACGCTTTTTCGGAGCTGCTCAGCCGGCACAAGAACAGGATTTACGGTCTGGCCCGGAGACTGGCCGGCAACAAGCAGGACGCCGAGGACATCGTGCAGGAAACCTTCCTGAAGGCAGTTGACAAGATTGACCAGTTTCGCTTGGAGTCGTCGTTCGGCACCTGGCTGTACAGCATCGCCCTGAACGAGTCGCGAGCGCTGTACGCAAGCCGAAAACAGGTGGATCTCAAACCGCTTCAGGAATACCTGCCGGCCGGCCATTCCGACGGCGCCGGCCCCGAGGACCATCAGCTCTTTGACTGGCACGACCCCCACCAGGAGCTCGAAACGGCGGAGTTACGACGCGTGATTGACAAGGCCATAGGCGAACTGCCGTACAAGTATCGCGAGGCGTTCCTGTTGCGCTATGTCGAAGAGTTGTCGGTCAAAGAAGTGGCCCGGCTGATCGGCGAGAGCGAGGCGGCGACCAAGTCCAGAATTCTTCGTGCCCGGCTGGCTCTGCGCGATTTTCTGGCAGAAGTATTCGAGGGAAGTTATGGCAAGACATTGTGA